The window TCTCCACTACGGGAACCAATCACTGTCCTCACCAAACTCCAGTTCCAATTCTTCTCAACCGTCACTGAGCCAACTCCTGACCAActcaagaaaaagcaagcctctgtttctcaagctgaggaacaagccgatcccAAAGCTCCTGAGGATCAAgtttctgccgagcaagagcttgaagttcctgctgctcagAACcaagagttagcaaaggaaaatcccgCTCAAGTCAGTTCTGAACTACCTCAACCTTTTGACAATACTCAGTTTCAGACTGAtactgagcaggtcaatatctctgccgatccacctcttcctactcCTTTATCGCAGAATGATAACCAGTCAGTTCTTGCTGGTGATCTGAATAaaagtccagctgctgaccatGCTGTCACATCTAATTCTGGTcggcaccaaacacctcctccttCTGGTGCTACTAATATTCTGGCCTCTGAACCACATAATGGTGAATCCTATGCTTACCtgcatgccactgagtctggacgaagaatcatcgactcagctcaagccttacttcaggatattcatcagaCTCATGCCGATGTTGCTGGGACTGCtaatgttgagccaacacaTATCTCCACTGTCATTCAACTTCtaactgaaatcaagggtctcaaagacttgatgagtgtcatgacatccttcacatctcaacaacccaagcaagaatcaatagtgaagctggctgaactccatcTGACCATGGTAAATCATATGAACTCCATTCAAGGCCAACTTAATACCGTGTCAGCTGCAAACTCaatctatgcaacctctgctgaggttaatcAGCTTTTCACCCAGCTAActtctgagctgaccggagctcgtgaattaatctcctcctcctcccagtgttccattgagcaaattagtgaagccgttcgcctactcaacctaagtaaagaggaaatggacactgaccaagtgaagACTAATGAGATTCTGAACTACAGTCAGTCTACATTTGCGCAAGTTCGGCATACCaacgctcaacgtcagttctatgatgctgcattgctcaaaatgtaccatcaatcatatgccaagCTGACAGAATCTatcacttggatcgggaaatcacaAGAGTATCTCTTAAGTATGCTGAGTGCCACCATTAGGATTCCCGCTTCCACTCTGGATGATGGTATGGCAGTCTTCGACGGTCTTCAGGAGAGTATGAGTCAACTCTAAATGTACTCATcaaaactgactcgtgctgttcttcGCGAGACATTTACTCCTCCTTcatctgatgctggcaaaacgggggagaaagaaaagcaaactgctggaactcagcagaaaatggGGGAGGCATCTGGTTCCGGAACTCAGCTCAAACCGGGCAATCAGGGTCAGCAACAACAAACcgccaaaggcaaaggaatagctaaccaagctcaagtcaacaggaagaaatagattgACTAGTCTTAGTTCTTGACTTGTAGTTTTATCTGGCGTGTTCTATGTTGTTAATGCTGaccatctatatatatttatgcatCCTTTATTCAAACTGACAAATCTTATATGATGCTTACTTACTTGTTATGCTTtgtgctgatctgtcttaaatgaacaaacaaacaaaattaaaaaggaatatactcagtacatATTAGCTCTAATACATCTTttcataactctgatacctgaactgactatgtatcaaactgagtaaacatatgttccaagtattaacaatcttctgaaagctgacctaggctcatctgaattagatcttggaaggtctataattgaactaagtcagtataggcatgtcttaattttactcgattaaatcttagaaggtttagagttaatttaagtcaacagatgcaacccttacgggggagtaacttcagaagtagaaaaggaatttcaatcatggggaatctcaatgctgtgttccacaattaaatattttgccaacatcaaaatgggggagtttgttgaaacacctttccacatgattttgatttgacaaaattatttaagttaatccatgattaaggggcaattaaatttaagtgctttgatttaattgtactaatatgtttgttcaatgttgagtataagtataaatgaaaacagaaataaaaagtaagacaggacgaagtcagcatgagaacacagcacaagctgagtggagtgtaactcagtattatagaagaaaagtcatcttcagaatgaacccttgaagatgaagctgagtagaacacaactcagcatcaaagaagagaagtcttcctctaaactaaagcttgcagacgaagctgaccacggaagctgagtagaatatgACTCAGTCTCGCCAGagacaaagaacaaaagcaacgtctaTAAAGTTCAAGCTGAGTattcttcaggacagcgcgaatgatccgtttgctaaaagacaagatccgacaactgtctgcaccaataatagaagctttggaattacgcactgATACAGTTTTGAGatgggtcaactggccgttagctaaaagacgaaactggcgctagaagacgaacctgtcAGAAGAAGATAAGgttgacgcctgctaaattcagacgacaggattggcctgcaaattctgaatgctgaccaagcGTGTGACGCAagagagccgtttgaatccaacagatacttccagattcaaatgattagagcttcagaatcaactataaaaggacaagaccatctcttggatcctttaccgaaatacaagagaaatatagcatacatacaaagcacattcaaacaagaaaaagatcttacaccaaatttctatttctgtgtaaaagctagattgaatttgtattcatctaaagtgttcttcatctagaaagaacagatttgtatcaattgtaaaattgagagagtggtgctgagtactcggttttaagtactcagccgTAGaaaaaaatctgagtgttcggttatagcgctcagtaggagttgagtagacgaatagaggaagatactcttgcatattcaactgccttgtaaacggtttgtgctgtacctttaaagagctcagtattggattgaaaaagcccggaaggactctagggactggacgtaggcggtgaggccgaaccaggataaatcttgctgagtaatttctaaccctttctctcaatatatatgtatgtgctgtttgcttaaattactcaggatataaattgtataagctgacactgagtaatcagagtgctgagttagaagctgaccttaagtgttaattcccaactcacctgtaaaacggttctagtcagcctctgactaaagctgtcttgcatctctcggtcgtgctgaccaaaactgagttaagtaatttaaagaattgattaagtcagcgtaattaaacgaaaaagttatattagttcctaaccccccccccccctccccttggaactaatcatacggGACCAACACAGACATCCCCTCGCAGATCTCACCTCGCAAGGCTACCTTCACCTCGACCCTAAGATCTCCATCAATGAAGGCATGCCCCTTCTTCAGAGCTTGAGGTCTTTCGCGGACCACCCCGCTAGGTGAGCTAGTCGCTATTGATTCTAGATAGAGTACACACAAGCGAGGTAGTGACCAATCAGCTTATCCACGTCTTGCTTGCTATCCTTGTTGTCCGACAGACCCTTCAGATAAGTGATCAATCGCTCCTCTGGTTCTAGCATGCATCGACTCACTAGCCACCTCGAGGGATCCGTAGGGTTATCATTCCATGACACGCGGTATGGGAACTCGCCCCACATATGTCAAACCACAAAGAATCGATGCCTCCATTCGAGTATCTTTTCCTGAAGACCCCCCTTCATATGAAACTTCGCATGGGAAAAGGTAACGTGCTAGGATCGAGGCCCCTTCATCGGCTTGAAGAATGCCTGAACACAATCCTCATTGCACGGAAACCTGCCGAGCGGCATAAGGCGTAGAAACCCACCATCATCATCCAACCATTACGATGAATCTGCGCTAGATACAAATCAAACTCTTTCATCACTTCAACAAAGAACGGGAGCAGCGACAGTCACATGCCTGCTTCGAACTGCTCTTTATAGACCATCATCTCGTTCGCATTCCGAGCATAGTGTGCCCGATCTTCCCCTCACAGCGCACTCAATTCATAAGGCACCCCTATCTGATACGCCACCGACAGCGATGCGAGATATGCTGATACTATTATACTATGTGCGTCTTTTACAGAAAAATGGTCCAGTCACTTCGGCCTTTTCGATTTCTTAAAGTGTTTTCTATTCAATCCAGGCACTCTAGGCTGCCTCGACCATACCTTCTTCCCCATCCTCTCGTACAAGGTCACTAAATCGTTCCCTCCACGTACATGACTATCTGGTTCCTCGATAATGGCTTCGTAGGTACCAGCatttaccccccccccccccgactAGGCGCGGAACACTCAGCTCCACCCGAGGCAGTGCAGCACTGCATGACCTCGCCTTTTTGGGCCTTGGGGAATTCTCTCCAGCTTCTTTCTTGGGTGTCGCGAAGAATGAAGTCACCAGCACTAACTAGTGCCAACTTGACCAAAGTCCCTCGGGAGGAACTCTCTAACATACTCCCTGACACCCCCAAAATTAAGGAAATGTGCGAAGCAGGGGTAGGGACACTGACCTTACTGACACGTACGACGTCCTCAGAACTTTCTCCGCCACCAACGATAGCAACGCTCTGGCAACGGCGCTCCCAAACAAGTGAACATCGACCAGGAAAAAGAAGGGAGGTTTGGAGAGGTTTTCCCCGAGCTACTAAGTGTTTGCAAGAAAATAAAATGCAAGAAAGCAGGACACGACGCCCTAACTCTCCTTTTATAAGCAACAAACCCAACACCAATCTGTGCACATTTAATGCTACAAACGGCGCACGCGCCGCACACGTCATTTGCCATAAATGCGTGTCAAAGAACAAATGCACGCGGAGGAATCCAAAAGGTCTCAGTTACAATCCCAACGGATACCTACGCACGTCGCAAGGACCGACCATCCACATGACATCGAAGTGTTTGGCGAACAAAAACTATCAAAGTCTTTCCGAATCCTATAAGAGGTCGGTCGGCGAACATGCACTACCAAGTTCTCCGAGCATACCATCGAAGTGCCTCACATATAATGATCGGAACCATGCCTCGTTTGGGGGGAGACTTGATCGGAATTATGCCTCGTTTGGGGGGAGACTACTTGATTATGAATATGGGCCAAGCCCAGGACCTAAGGCCCCCCGAAAACCATAGGCCCATCAGACCCCAGCAGTTTCTATATAAACCCCCCAAGAGATCCCATAATGGTAGAttgactctctctctctctacttGCACCTCGATTATACTATCACTAACTTGATCGTCGAAGTGTTCTCAAGAATCGCTCCAAGCATAGGGACGTCGCACATCGAAGGGATACCTCGGAAATACTCAATCCATTACTGTTCAGTCCAATCCcaaattagttattattataacatcaattaaaaaataaatataaaaaatattaaatcatcctaaagataaaataaatattctaatataaagaaaaattagtgtaaaaaataatatattcaaataaaattaattttttttctattaataattttattattgttaaaaaTAGTATTataaattgaaaagaaaaacaaacattgTTACAGTAATGTAACAATACATTTATGCTTACCAAAAAAACAAGGGTTAacacacatatttgcccttgtgttttctcggaaaaacagatttgcccttaaatcaaataaacccacaaaattatccctgaatttttcataaacctgcaattataccctaatctgacggagctaCTAAAtggcgatgacatcaaaccttcttatctccagaaaaacttcagaaaagaacaaccaatcacaaacaaaaaaaaaatatgcacattcaatttcgattaaaagcaagttagaagaacagattggtcaaaattcattttcataaaagctcaaacaacctaataaaatggcgtctaaatctcctaattaatccaaaagcaatagcaatagaaaacaataagaaaccaaatgaattttgattgtcgtcatccaatttttttggagacaagaaggtttgatgtcatcgccgtttatcagctccgtcagattagggtataatggtaggtttatggaaaattcagggatatttttgtgggtttatttgatttaagggtaaatctgtttttccgcgaaaacacagggacaaatatgtgtattaacccaaaaaacaattattttttaaaaaaacaaaaaaaaaacaatcatttttaagaaaacaaaaaataacCATGATTTGATAATAGTGGGTTTTTTTTGCAATGATTTTTTTAAGTGATAACattaagctactttattcttattgattgatattcaatttattcAGATCaatggtttattaaatttatattttattaaatttgtaatattttttattttatttattgatttttaacagATAaaggtacccgcgaattaaatgtgACGGGTATGAGATGCGAAAAGTATACTCGTTATGATAATTGGACGGATacagataattaaaaaataaattagtaagagtaaggtacccgcgaattaaatgtgACAGGTATGAGATGTAAAAAGTATACTCATTATAATAATTGGAcgaatacaaataattaaaaattaaattggtAAGAGTTTGGAATTGACATTGCCAGCTAATATCCTACTTGTTATCATCCCTATTCATATTCAACTTGGATTGAACTTATATAAAATCCCCATATAAATTGCCGACTCAACATGAccttatattatttatatttcttcatagatttgatttttttattattatattaaatgttttatttttttatttaagacaatattttcattttattttttattttatttttatcatcatACGTTATTTATAGGGATAATGTATTAAAATAGGATTATGGTTTttaggaaagtatcaatttaggctccacatataaaataacatcaatataggtttaaacgtttaaaaaatggtaccgatttaggtctcgataacggaacaagacacgtcattgatattactccgttaagttatgtcaattgtacgtggagggagaaatcagaacttaacggagtaatagaaatgatgtgtccaatccgttatcgatgtctaaattgatatcattttataaacgttaagcctatattggtgctattttgtacgtggagcctaaattgatacttcctcaaaaaccataagcctattttggtaccttatcccttatttATATTACACGGTAGTCAATGGCAAAAAGTATTCCGAGACTCcttatctttaattttttttagttcattaagtatttgattttttatttggatacattaagtctctaaccttttattttttgtcTTATTAAGCCATTGATGATAGATAAAAGAAAtccaattttgaacataaaacttAGTTaacatatttttattcattttacatGTGtacaaaatttgtatttttcacaATTTATTGAATGTGTAATTGGCTATAAGAAAATTGTAACCTTATTCAAAGGGTGAAAGATATAATTTCTAATACAGATGAAATGAATAACccgtttttaattaaattagatgTTCAGAACTAACTAAACAATTCTGCAAAAGCTTAGTGccatcaaaaataaataatgatattttGTCCTAATCAACCTACTAAAACAATTATACTTCATTTGCAGAGGCATTATAATTCACCCACAATGGATACCAAATTCAAGTGTTCTGAGAAAATGCATTGCCTCAGCATAATGGCTTCTTGATCAATTCCTGCCCAACCTATGATGACTAATTGATGCCTCTCAACCTACGTTGCACGGACACAAAAACAGACACAGACATAGACATGGATACgaaaacattatttctaaaacataaactTCATAAAATAATCTTGAAACTACAATCGAAAACGGACACGAAATGTAAAAACAATACTAAAAAGAGTGTCCATGCAACATAGGCTCCAACTGACATATAACCTGATCTTATATAAGACATAAGATTTCATAGTGATTAGTATTACAAATACAAGTAATAATAGATTGATTACGAACAAAGTTAGTTCCGTTTTCGTGCAACATAGACTGATTATAAACAAAGTTGGATTTCAATTCAACAAGACTGATTATAAACAAAGTTGGATTTCAATCGAACAAGACAGAGCAGACAGCAATGGATTAATCAGCTAAGTTAAGGGAGAAGCCAAACACATTCCAATTTCCATGAGCAAAAGTGAAGGTTGGGTTTACATAATTAGATAGCACAAAAGCACTGGTAAAAGCTGTGGCTACATCTGTGTGCAATGATTCAAAGTTGGGTTTACATAATTAGATAGCACAAAAGCACTGGTAAAAACTGTGGCTACATCTGTGTGCAATGATTCAAAACTTCCCCAAATTCCTTCCTGACTCTAACATCAAATTAAGAGCATAATTTGACAACTAAGTAGCAGAAAGAAGTTACATTTCCTAACCAATGGCTATGGCTGGAAAAGATAGGTTGTTCAGCTGCAAATGGGAGGCTGTCTTACCCGCGAATTCCTCAGTGATTTCCAAGAATCAGTGTGGTCGGAGGCATCGCAATGTGCCGATTTAGGATCATTCCAGTATTTACAAGGGGCAGCTGAATCACATACATAGCAGTAGCACTGCAATCAACAGAAAAAATCCTATCAATTACCTAGTCTAGAAATTAAAAATGGTTTTGAAAGAGAAAATCAAATCACCAGATTGCAGAAACTCTCGTGCGGTGTTTTCTCGAAAGGGAATTGCACGCACATATGCCTCGCATGTGGGTAATCTCTGCAAGCCACCTAATAAAAAACAAAACCCTAAATTTATAGAGGGAAAATCAAAATCCCCAAATCGAATTCACAGAATatcagaaagaaagaaaaataaccTGGCCTTTTTCGGAAACGACGGAGATTTCACCATCAAAGGACAATGAAAGATTGGAGATGCAACGTTTAATTGGATCAGAAGGGTCGAAATCGAGGATGAAGCAATCGAAAGCGTCATCGAATGGCTTGGTATCCATTTTTGTTTTCAGGCAAAAGATAGGTCGAAGTGGACTGCTTTCCTCATCCGATGACAAACAAATGACTTCCTTCGATGATTTCTTAATGGCTGCAACTTTTTCCATCTCCTCTTTCATTATCTCACTTTGATTTTCCAGTTCCAGTTCCAATCAACAGACGATTAAGCTTCTTCTCTCTCAAAAACAATTTGAATTTTAGGTTCGTATCACAGATAACGGTTGTTTTTGTTTCTTCTTGTTTCCATTTATAGTCCAACCTAAAGCCCACTAGTAAGCCCACTTAGAAGTTTTATTATGGATTTTTCTTACATAAAATTcgtaatatttataaaaaattacaaattatattataaaacttaattattattttctatataacacatacatattttatattttagtttataaaatttatatcctaatttatataatttatattttttttgaagagaAATTGCATTAATGAGTCGAAGACCGACAAAAGCTCAGTACAGATAAAGGAAAAGAACTCGGTAAACTATCAAAGAATGAAGGACTGGCGTATTGTGTAGCCGCCCGGGCAATAGCATGAGCTAAGCTGTTCGCCTGTCTTTGGATGTAGATGACTGAGAAGCCAATATTAAGATCAGTAAAGGAGCGACGGTGCTTGGACAAATCCCTAAACTCGGAATCATCAGGCTTTGAAGAGTAAATTGCTTGATATGGGAGCATAGAATCAGTTTCAAATATAACATCAGTAAAGCCCGCCTGATTGACCCAAACCATAGCTTGTAGCAATGCCCACATCTCACCATCTCGCGCTGCCATTAAACCTTCAGAAGTAGCAGCCCGTCCCGCGATGAAGGTCCCGTCTGCGTTTCTGAGAGCCGCTCCGCAACCCGATAAGTCGAGAATGGTAAAGCTGCTAAAATCAGTGCAACACGAAAGCCTATGGGCCGGGGGACGATGCCAAGCTGATGAACAAGGACTGGGCTGGGTAAACGACGGCACCCGCCGCCTGGTTTCTACTTGTTGCCAATCTTCAAGAATCCGCAGTCCGCCATTAACAATTTCCATCACAGGAACGTTGGTATGCCGCCAAAGACGATCATTTCTCGTCCGCCACCAGGACCATAGGACAACACAAAATTTCTCCCTGCGCCTTTCATCAGCCAACctacagaatttgaaaaataggTCTGCGAAATTATCAGCATCAGTAGCAATACGGTTCAGTTCTCCAAACAATCCCACCACCCGCCAAACCTCCTGAACCTTGGGACATAGCCAAAATATGTGCCAGACATCTTCAACATCTTGAGCACACATGACACACTCCTCTACACAGGGCCGGCTTGCCTTTAAGGCAGCCAAGGCCACCGCCTAGGGCCCCAAAAAAAAGTAGGGCCTCATGTGTATCTTTAGTTTAATATGTTAGGACCATCATGGAATTCACTTATTCTTCTATCCAaatccaatatatatatatatatatcaatcagatccatattttatatatacacCGGTCAATTGAgtctatattttatatatttatctgTCAAATCCGTATTTTACCGTTTTTCAAAATCTTGCAAcgtctctttttttttaactttaaatgacata is drawn from Euphorbia lathyris chromosome 9, ddEupLath1.1, whole genome shotgun sequence and contains these coding sequences:
- the LOC136206366 gene encoding RPM1 interacting protein 13-like, coding for MKEEMEKVAAIKKSSKEVICLSSDEESSPLRPIFCLKTKMDTKPFDDAFDCFILDFDPSDPIKRCISNLSLSFDGEISVVSEKGQVACRDYPHARHMCVQFPFEKTPHESFCNLCYCYVCDSAAPCKYWNDPKSAHCDASDHTDSWKSLRNSRVRQPPICS